One segment of Coffea arabica cultivar ET-39 chromosome 7c, Coffea Arabica ET-39 HiFi, whole genome shotgun sequence DNA contains the following:
- the LOC140010488 gene encoding bifunctional protein FolD 1, mitochondrial-like produces the protein MMWRRMLSVTIAGERWLRRRNCLPSGIRVLCTLKTDHAYRSLKSPSLVSLDIPDIWDSNIVCSDFHSFQASFNRNMGRRIDGLLVAEEIRFGIATEVSRMKASIGEVPGLAVIVVGQRRDSQVYVRNKIAACEEVGIKFVLTELPDNCTEDEILNALTGFNKDSSIHGILVQLPLPRHLDEGRILDAIRLEKDVDGVHPLNMGNLAMHGREPLFIPCTPKGCVELLLRSDVEIMGKRAVVIGRSNIVGLPASLLLQRYHATVSIVHPFTKNPENIAREADILVAAAGVPNVVRGSWIKPGAIVIDVGTNPIEDPSCENGYRLIGDVCYEEAVKVASAVTPVPGGVGPMTVAMLLFNTLESARRALSFI, from the coding sequence ATGATGTGGAGAAGGATGCTAAGTGTGACCATTGCTGGGGAAAGATGGTtgagaagaaggaattgtttgCCATCTGGGATCAGGGTGTTATGTACATTGAAGACTGATCATGCCTATCGTAGTTTGAAATCTCCTTCCCTTGTTTCTCTTGATATTCCTGACATATGGGATTCAAATATTGTCTGTTCTGATTTTCACTCTTTCCAAGCTAGTTTCAACAGAAATATGGGTAGAAGAATAGATGGATTGTTGGTTGCTGAGGAAATTAGATTTGGAATAGCAACTGAAGTTAGTAGGATGAAGGCTTCTATTGGTGAAGTACCGGGATTGGCTgtaatagtggttggtcagagaAGAGATTCTCAGGTTTATGTTCGAAACAAAATAGCTGCCTGTGAGGAGGTTGGAATTAAGTTTGTACTGACTGAATTGCCTGACAACTGTACAGAAGATGAAATTTTGAATGCATTGACTGGCTTTAATAAGGATTCATCTATTCATGGTATTCTTGTGcagcttcctttgcctcgacaTTTGGATGAGGGGAGAATTTTGGATGCAATAAGACTTGAGAAGGATGTGGATGGCGTCCACCCTCTGAACATGGGTAATTTAGCTATGCATGGGAGAGAACCCCTGTTCATCCCATGCACACCAAAAGGGTGTGTTGAGTTATTGCTGAGATCTGATGTAGAAATAATGGGAAAGAGAGCTGTGGTGATAGGGAGGAGCAATATTGTTGGGTTACCAGCATCCTTGCTGTTGCAGAGATATCATGCCACAGTGAGTATCGTGCACCCCTTCACCAAGAACCCAGAAAATATTGCCCGTGAAGCTGATATTCTTGTTGCAGCTGCTGGAGTGCCCAATGTAGTCCGTGGAAGTTGGATAAAGCCTGGGGCAATTGTTATTGATGTTGGAACAAATCCAATTGAAGATCCCAGCTGTGAAAATGGTTATCGGCTTATTGGAGACGTTTGCTATGAAGAAGCTGTGAAGGTAGCTTCGGCAGTCACTCCTGTCCCTGGAGGAGTTGGCCCTATGACAGTTGCAATGCTTCTATTCAACACACTTGAATCTGCTAGACGTGCGCTAAGCTTCATTTAG
- the LOC113701898 gene encoding GDSL esterase/lipase At5g37690-like, translated as MEFQGQVCIVLMFTVLAAVPAAASLVTFVFGDSLTDVGNNNFFQLSLAKANYPFYGIDFSGGKATGRFTNGRTIGDIISAKLGIPSPPAYLSISPTDDAILKGVNYASGGAGILNDTGLYFIERLTFDDQINCFNKTKVAIKDKIGAEAANKLCNEAMYFIGLGSNDYVNNFLQPFLADGEQYTHDEFVELLVSTLGEQLTRLYQLGARKMVFNGLAPLGCIPSQRAKSKQRICLKQVNQWVQEFNSKAQELVTDLNGQLPSAQIAFADTYQHVLDLIENPTAYGFNVSNTSCCNVDTKLGGLCLPNSKVCTNRADYVFWDAFHPTDAANEVLGDRFFNSLFANKAPAPAPAPAPQPSH; from the exons ATGGAGTTTCAGGGACAAGTGTGTATAGTGTTGATGTTCACAGTTTTAGCAGCTGTGCCAGCAGCTGCATCCTTGGTCacatttgtttttggtgattcCTTGACAGATGTTGGGAATAACAACTTCTTTCAGCTCTCTCTAGCAAAAGCAAATTACCCTTTCTATGGCATTGATTTCAGTGGTGGAAAAGCTACTGGAAGATTCACAAATGGGAGGACGATTGGTGATATAATAT CCGCAAAGCTAGGAATTCCATCACCTCCGGCATATCTTTCAATATCGCCAACTGATGATGCAATCCTAAAAGGTGTAAACTATGCGTCTGGTGGAGCTGGAATTCTCAATGACACCGGCCTGTACTTC ATTGAGAGATTAACCTTTGATGATCAAATCAATTGCTTCAACAAGACCAAGGTagcaatcaaggacaagattggAGCAGAAGCGGCAAACAAGCTCTGCAATGAGGCCATGTACTTCATTGGACTCG GGAGCAATGACTATGTAAACAATTTCCTTCAGCCATTCTTAGCAGATGGTGAGCAGTACACGCATGATGAGTTTGTCGAACTTTTAGTCTCGACTTTAGGCGAACAACTCACT AGGCTTTACCAACTGGGGGCAAGAAAGATGGTTTTCAATGGCCTAGCACCACTTGGCTGCATTCCATCCCAGAGGGCGAAATCAAAGCAGCGAATCTGCTTGAAGCAAGTGAATCAATGGGTGCAAGAATTCAACTCAAAAGCACAAGAGTTGGTAACTGATCTGAATGGGCAACTCCCATCTGCCCAGATAGCCTTTGCAGATACCTATCAACATGTTCTGGATTTAATTGAGAACCCGACTGCCTATG GATTTAATGTCTCCAACACTTCATGTTGCAATGTGGATACAAAACTCGGAGGGCTTTGCTTGCCCAACTCCAAAGTGTGCACAAACCGTGCAGATTATGTATTCTGGGATGCTTTCCATCCCACGGATGCAGCAAATGAAGTGCTTGGAGATCGCTTCTTCAACTCCTTGTTTGCGAATAAAGCTCCTGCCCCTGCCCCTGCCCCTGCTCCACAGCCTTCTCATTGA
- the LOC140010462 gene encoding uncharacterized protein yields the protein MSIACGVGCVVVIGCIRWAWKRCSYIGSDDSEAWPIATMEEFEPIHRICRVILAVYEPDPDHPQYPPSNHYRVNYDNILKRVTYEETQGHSPPYIIYSDHENREIVLAIRGLNLYKESHYKILWDNNLGKQMFDGGYVHHGLLKSATWILSRESETLKMLWMESGKNYNMVFAGHSLGAGIAALLTVIAVNHGDQIGGIPRSNIRCFAVAPARCMSLNLAVKYANVIHSIVLQDDFLPRTPTPLEDIAKSIFCLPCLMFCLCLSDTFMPEDRKLKDPRRLYAPGRIYHIVERKFCRCGRYPPEVRTAIPVDGRFEHIVLSCNATSDHAIIQITNETEKALQILKESGDETTTTAPKVPKCDRLQTIEEEHKDALERAISMNILDAVTTTEEEESLEETNIEIKDCQDEDEDALNTLSKP from the exons ATGTCAATTGCTTGTGGGGTGGGATGTGTAGTAGTCATTGGATGCATCCGCTGGGCGTGGAAACGGTGCTCCTACATTGGTTCAGATGATAGCGAGGCATGGCCTATCGCCACCATGGAAGAATTTGAACCTATCCACAGAATCTGCCGCGTAATCCTTGCAGTGTATGAGCCCGACCCTGACCATCCTCAGTACCCTCCATCCAACCATTATCGGGTTAATTATGACAACATCCTCAAACGTGTAACCTATGAAGAAACACAAGGCCATTCACCACCTTACATTATTTACTCTGATCACGAGAACCGCGAAATTGTTCTAGCAATTCGTGGCCTTAACTTGTATAAAGAGAGCCATTATAAGATACTTTGGGATAATAATCTGGGGAAGCAGATGTTTGATGGAGGCTACGTGCATCATGGTCTATTGAAGTCAGCAACTTGGATCCTGAGTCGAGAGTCTGAGACTTTAAAGATGCTTTGGATGGAAAGTGGGAAGAACTACAATATGGTTTTTGCTGGCCACTCATTGGGAGCTGGCATTGCTGCTCTGCTGACAGTAATTGCAGTGAATCATGGGGATCAAATAGGGGGGATTCCGCGGAGCAATATTAGGTGTTTTGCAGTGGCACCTGCACGGTGTATGTCACTGAACTTGGCAGTGAAGTATGCCAATGTTATACATTCCATTGTCTTGCAG GATGATTTCTTGCCTAGAACTCCTACCCCACTGGAAGATATAGCTAAATCCATCTTCTG CTTGCCATGTCTGATGTTTTGTCTGTGCTTGAGCGATACCTTTATGCCAGAGGATAGGAAGCTTAAAGATCCAAGAAGATTGTATGCACCTGGTCGAATATATCACATTGTGGAGAGAAAGTTTTGCAG GTGCGGAAGGTACCCCCCAGAAGTTAGAACGGCCATTCCTGTAGATGGAAGATTTGAACACATTGTGCTGTCTTGCAATGCTACATCAGACCATGCAATCATTCAGATAACAAATGAAACAGAGAAGGCATTGCAA ATACTGAAAGAGAGTGGCGATGAGACCACTACAACCGCACCAAAGGTCCCAAAATGTGACAGGTTGCAGACTATTGAAGAAGAACACAAGGATGCACTGGAAAGAGCTATCAGTATGAACATACTTGATGCTGTGACAACTACGGAGGAAGAAGAATCCTTGGAGGAGACAAATATAGAGATAAAGGACTGTCAGGATGAGGATGAAGATGCTTTGAATACTTTATCAAAACCTTAA